One genomic segment of Roseovarius carneus includes these proteins:
- a CDS encoding class I SAM-dependent RNA methyltransferase has product MTTYEIERLGHQGDGIAAGPVFAPGALPGEEVSGTLEGQRLHDMRIVRPSEDRVRPPCRHYKSCGGCSLQHASDAFVAEWKVEIVRGALAAYGIDAPFLPIATSPAKARRRATFTARRTKKGAMAGFHAKGSDVLIEVPGCELLHPDLMAALPVAEALALHAASRKGTLSVAACVSFGGLDVHVTGGRALDGPLRMILAQLAEAHDLARLSWDDETVAQRQSPTQAFGAARVIPPPGAFLQATAEGEAALLADATAAIAGAARIVDLFAGCGTFALPLSAHAQVHAVEGDAAMTEAMEAAWRQALGLKKLTVEARDLFRQPLLPDELARFDGAVLDPPRAGAEAQVAELCQAKVPRIGYVSCNPVTFARDANALLGAGYVLHALRVVDQFRWSSHIELVGQFSLTAPGEK; this is encoded by the coding sequence ATGACCACCTATGAGATTGAGCGCTTGGGGCATCAGGGCGACGGGATCGCAGCGGGGCCAGTCTTCGCCCCCGGCGCACTGCCCGGTGAGGAGGTGAGCGGCACGCTTGAGGGGCAGCGCTTGCACGATATGCGGATTGTGCGGCCATCTGAGGATCGCGTGCGCCCGCCATGTCGTCACTACAAATCCTGTGGCGGGTGCAGTCTTCAGCACGCATCAGATGCGTTTGTGGCCGAGTGGAAGGTCGAGATCGTGCGCGGGGCGCTCGCCGCTTACGGCATTGACGCGCCCTTTCTGCCCATTGCCACCTCCCCGGCCAAGGCGCGGCGGCGCGCCACCTTCACGGCCCGCCGGACCAAGAAAGGCGCGATGGCAGGCTTTCACGCCAAAGGGTCCGATGTTTTGATCGAGGTGCCGGGGTGCGAGCTTTTGCACCCCGATCTGATGGCCGCGCTCCCTGTGGCCGAGGCGCTGGCCCTCCATGCGGCCAGCCGCAAGGGCACGCTCAGCGTGGCGGCGTGTGTGTCTTTCGGTGGGTTGGATGTGCATGTGACCGGTGGGCGCGCGTTGGACGGCCCCTTGCGCATGATACTGGCGCAGCTGGCTGAGGCGCATGATCTTGCACGGCTCAGCTGGGACGATGAGACAGTCGCGCAACGCCAATCGCCCACGCAGGCCTTTGGTGCGGCCCGCGTGATCCCGCCGCCTGGCGCATTTCTTCAGGCCACGGCCGAGGGGGAAGCGGCGCTCTTGGCGGATGCGACCGCCGCCATTGCGGGTGCGGCGCGCATCGTTGATCTTTTTGCCGGGTGCGGCACCTTCGCGCTGCCCCTGTCTGCCCATGCGCAGGTCCATGCGGTTGAGGGTGATGCGGCCATGACAGAGGCGATGGAGGCCGCATGGCGTCAGGCGCTGGGCCTCAAAAAGCTGACCGTGGAAGCGCGTGACCTTTTCCGCCAGCCGCTGTTGCCGGATGAGCTTGCGCGGTTTGATGGAGCGGTGCTCGATCCGCCGCGCGCAGGGGCCGAGGCGCAGGTGGCCGAGCTTTGCCAAGCAAAGGTTCCGCGCATTGGATACGTGTCGTGCAACCCTGTGACATTTGCGCGGGACGCGAACGCGCTTTTGGGCGCGGGGTACGTGCTACATGCCCTCAGGGTGGTGGATCAGTTCCGCTGGTCCAGCCATATTGAATTGGTGGGGCAGTTCTCTCTGACCGCGCCTGGCGAAAAATAG